From a single Paenibacillus sp. FSL R5-0345 genomic region:
- a CDS encoding two-component system sensor histidine kinase NtrB, translated as MIVIIGAIKDIFLQISAACSFLFLIQWWVDQGLVARKKGSFPDNQTFLVMACTLSLILCTLLSTTLFGIAYLNLGMIPAYIGILYGTVRSGILLSIFLLVCNIFIAEPTGISNMILNSGILLYPLLFGLAKPFKKGTVVEKIGMLWMVLCPNMLFIALVPIIGGKNIYESNSSESLLITLYLFFTIALGGIFVYFVEMVWSRWRAKVHMETKSDNFQWESEKLQQITNVVPISIMSLDDYGVVTELNDCMLGMIRTHYPHLRREDIINKPVRAFFNGSVDAEAYKRVGDNIREKRRSHERMIHESRVYQIYSAPLVNTNTALSGGVVLIAQDITDEVKLRSELDHVERLSLVGQMAAGITHEIRNPMAVVRGFLQLMREKSSDDLDSYYQIVLEELDRANSIINDFLSLAQSRISDKEKVLLHRIIEEISPLLWADANLRGQSVELKLNASIHEMELNVREIKQLILNLGRNGMEAMGPKGILTLETHSTQDKVELIVRDRGIGMSESQREKLFSPFFTTKREGTGLGLSLCLSIVERHNGKINVESVEGEGTVFTISFPLVKEEYSGATLTD; from the coding sequence GTGATTGTAATTATTGGCGCAATCAAGGATATATTTTTGCAAATATCGGCAGCATGCTCCTTTCTTTTTCTAATTCAATGGTGGGTAGACCAAGGGCTTGTGGCTCGAAAAAAAGGTAGTTTCCCAGATAATCAAACTTTTTTGGTTATGGCTTGTACATTAAGCCTTATTCTGTGCACTCTACTTTCGACGACTTTATTCGGTATTGCTTATTTGAATTTAGGGATGATCCCTGCTTATATCGGTATTTTATATGGAACTGTACGTTCAGGTATTTTGCTGTCCATCTTTTTGCTCGTCTGTAATATATTCATCGCAGAGCCGACAGGAATAAGTAATATGATATTAAATTCAGGAATATTATTATATCCGTTGCTGTTTGGGCTAGCTAAGCCTTTTAAGAAAGGCACAGTGGTAGAGAAGATAGGGATGTTATGGATGGTTCTTTGTCCGAATATGTTATTCATTGCACTTGTACCTATTATAGGCGGTAAAAATATATATGAGTCTAATTCTAGCGAGTCACTTTTGATTACTTTGTATCTGTTTTTCACCATCGCACTTGGTGGTATTTTTGTTTATTTTGTTGAAATGGTCTGGAGTAGATGGCGGGCTAAGGTACATATGGAAACTAAAAGTGATAATTTTCAGTGGGAGTCTGAGAAGCTGCAGCAGATTACAAACGTAGTCCCTATTAGTATTATGTCTCTGGATGATTACGGAGTCGTGACCGAACTAAATGACTGTATGTTGGGTATGATAAGAACTCATTATCCTCATTTGAGAAGAGAGGATATCATTAACAAGCCAGTGAGGGCATTTTTTAATGGTTCGGTGGATGCTGAGGCATATAAGCGTGTAGGGGATAACATCCGCGAAAAACGACGTTCCCATGAGCGAATGATTCATGAGTCGCGAGTTTATCAAATTTATTCAGCACCGCTAGTGAATACCAACACAGCATTATCTGGTGGGGTTGTACTCATTGCGCAGGACATTACGGATGAAGTGAAACTCCGCTCAGAGCTGGATCATGTAGAACGTCTAAGCTTAGTAGGACAGATGGCTGCTGGAATTACCCATGAGATTCGTAATCCTATGGCGGTAGTTCGTGGATTTTTGCAGCTGATGAGAGAAAAGAGTTCGGATGATTTGGATTCTTATTATCAGATCGTGTTAGAGGAGCTGGATCGGGCGAATAGTATTATTAACGATTTCCTATCACTGGCCCAGAGCCGGATTTCAGATAAAGAGAAGGTGCTATTGCATCGTATTATAGAAGAAATCAGTCCGCTGCTGTGGGCGGATGCTAATCTTCGCGGTCAAAGTGTTGAGCTAAAGCTGAACGCATCCATTCATGAAATGGAATTAAATGTTCGGGAAATAAAACAGCTCATCCTTAATTTAGGACGAAACGGCATGGAAGCTATGGGACCCAAGGGAATTCTAACACTGGAAACACACAGTACTCAGGATAAAGTGGAGCTGATTGTAAGGGACAGGGGAATCGGCATGTCGGAAAGTCAACGAGAGAAGTTGTTTTCACCCTTTTTCACAACAAAAAGGGAGGGAACGGGTCTAGGTTTATCCTTGTGTCTCAGTATTGTGGAGCGACATAACGGAAAAATAAATGTAGAGTCTGTAGAAGGAGAGGGTACAGTGTTTACCATCTCATTCCCTTTAGTAAAGGAAGAATATAGCGGAGCCACGCTTACGGATTGA